In Liolophura sinensis isolate JHLJ2023 chromosome 2, CUHK_Ljap_v2, whole genome shotgun sequence, a genomic segment contains:
- the LOC135462833 gene encoding deleted in malignant brain tumors 1 protein-like isoform X1: protein MTVRCANLDRWTCVVAVMVTLLTAPVIGSTRTRLTKGNRALQLYSGRLEVFYNNKWGTVCDDKFNERTAGVICRTLGFSFGYFVTSRVFGAGSGQIWLDDVVCVGWETDISQCSHNAWGVHNCQHNEDVGLVCERIPGKYSGPPFRLSSGFGNKESLRGRLEVLYNNIWGTVCDDSFTLNTARVICSLLGFSSGYQVVNSRFGAGSGQIWLDDVVCSGGETDISQCSHNAWGVNNCHHNEDVGLVCFNTVETPLKLVNGFGNNESLTGRLEVFYNNIWGTVCDDSFTLNTARVICSLLGFSSGYQVVNSRFGAGSGQIWLDDVVCSGGETDISQCSHNAWGVNNCHHNEDVGLVCLNTLETPLKLVNGFGNNESLSGRLEVFYNNLWGTVCDDSFTPNTVRVICSLLGFSSGYQVVNSRFGAGSGQMWLDDVVCSGGETDISQCSHNAWGVNNCQHTEDVGLVCLNTPADISSPAMTTRIQDKTQTPTELLSTSTDISSPAMTTRIQDKTQTPTELLSTSTGISLTTMTTQISDKTQASSKFSSISYEHSTNTPVLCKIQTSDSNAESKGLDNRALIVGVAVGVGEAIIGIVIVVIVVIVRRCRHSQRGAHNESGARDEHFYENEVFVVQNRGRNRPCREVAPETERPQSASSVAHIYEQVVFR, encoded by the exons GATCTACTCGAACACGATTGACTAAAGGTAACAGAGCACTTCAGCTTTACTCAGGGCGTTTAGAAGTCTTCTACAATAACAAGTGGGGAACAGTGTGTGACGACAAGTTCAATGAACGCACCGCCGGTGTTATTTGCCGCACTCTAGGCTTCAG CTTTGGGTATTTTGTTACAAGTCGTGTATTTGGAGCCGggagtggacagatttggctaGATGACGTTGTTTGTGTAGGATGGGAGACTGATATATCCCAGTGTTCCCATAACGCTTGGGGAGTACATAACTGTCAACATAACGAGGACGTTGGACTTGTCTGCGAAAGGATTCCAGGAAAGTACTCTG GACCTCCCTTTAGGCTAAGTAGTGGGTTTGGAAATAAAGAAAGTCTAAGGGGACGTCTGGAAGTGCTCTACAACAACATATGGGGAACAGTTTGTGACGACTCATTCACTCTCAACACTGCCAGAGTGATTTGCAGTCTCCTTGGTTTCAG ttctggTTATCAAGTGGTGAATTCCAGATTTGGAGCCGGAAGTGGGCAAATTTGGCTTGATGACGTTgtttgctccggaggggaaacTGATATATCCCAGTGTTCCCATAACGCATGGGGAGTAAATAACTGTCACCATAACGAGGACGTTGGGCTTGTCTGCTTTAATACTGTAG AAACCCCCTTAAAGCTAGTTAATGGGTTTGGAAATAATGAAAGTCTAACTGGACGTCTGGAAGTGTTCTACAACAACATATGGGGAACAGTTTGTGACGACTCATTCACTCTCAACACTGCCAGAGTGATTTGCAGTCTCCTTGGTTTCAG ttctggTTATCAAGTGGTGAATTCCAGATTTGGAGCCGGAAGTGGGCAAATTTGGCTTGATGACGTTgtttgctccggaggggaaacTGATATATCCCAGTGTTCCCATAACGCATGGGGAGTAAATAACTGCCACCATAACGAGGACGTTGGGCTTGTCTGCTTGAATACTCTAG AAACCCCCTTAAAGCTAGTTAATGGGTTTGGAAATAATGAAAGTCTAAGTGGACGTCTGGAAGTGTTCTACAACAACTTGTGGGGAACAGTTTGTGATGACTCATTCACTCCCAACACAGTCAGAGTGATTTGCAGTCTTCTTGGTTTTAg ctctGGTTATCAAGTGGTGAATTCCAGATTTGGAGCCGGAAGTGGGCAGATGTGGCTGGATGACGTTgtttgctccggaggggaaacTGATATATCCCAGTGTTCCCATAACGCATGGGGAGTAAATAACTGTCAACACACCGAGGACGTTGGGCTTGTCTGCTTGAATACTCCAG CGGATATCTCTTCGCCTGCCATGACTACCCGGATACAGGACAAAACGCAGACACCAACTGAATTATTGTCAACTTCAA CGGATATCTCTTCGCCTGCCATGACTACCCGGATACAGGACAAAACGCAGACACCAACTGAATTATTGTCAACTTCAA CGGGTATCTCTCTGACTACCATGACTACCCAGATATCAGACAAAACGCAGGCATCAAGTAAATTCTCGTCAATTTCAT ACGAACATTCCACAAATACCCCAGTGCTGTGCAAAATACAAACGTCAGATTCAAATGCCGAATCGAAAG GACTGGACAATCGAGCCCTAATCGTTGGTGTGGCTGTAGGAGTTGGCGAAGCTATCATTGGCATAGTTATCGTGGTAATTGTTGTTATTGTTCG GCGGTGTCGGCATTCTCAGAGGGGTGCCCATAATGAATCTGGTGCAAGAGATGAGCACTTTTACGAGAATGAAGTCTTTGTAGTTCAAAACAGAGGACGTAACCGCCCCTGTCGGGAAGTTGCCCCAGAAACGGAACGGCCACAGTCCGCGTCCAGCGTGGCCCACATATATGAGCAAGTTGTTTTTAGGTAA
- the LOC135462833 gene encoding deleted in malignant brain tumors 1 protein-like isoform X3 has protein sequence MTVRCANLDRWTCVVAVMVTLLTAPVIGSTRTRLTKGNRALQLYSGRLEVFYNNKWGTVCDDKFNERTAGVICRTLGFSFGYFVTSRVFGAGSGQIWLDDVVCVGWETDISQCSHNAWGVHNCQHNEDVGLVCERIPGKYSGPPFRLSSGFGNKESLRGRLEVLYNNIWGTVCDDSFTLNTARVICSLLGFSSGYQVVNSRFGAGSGQIWLDDVVCSGGETDISQCSHNAWGVNNCHHNEDVGLVCFNTVETPLKLVNGFGNNESLTGRLEVFYNNIWGTVCDDSFTLNTARVICSLLGFSSGYQVVNSRFGAGSGQIWLDDVVCSGGETDISQCSHNAWGVNNCHHNEDVGLVCLNTLETPLKLVNGFGNNESLSGRLEVFYNNLWGTVCDDSFTPNTVRVICSLLGFSSGYQVVNSRFGAGSGQMWLDDVVCSGGETDISQCSHNAWGVNNCQHTEDVGLVCLNTPADISSPAMTTRIQDKTQTPTELLSTSTDISSPAMTTRIQDKTQTPTELLSTSNEHSTNTPVLCKIQTSDSNAESKGLDNRALIVGVAVGVGEAIIGIVIVVIVVIVRRCRHSQRGAHNESGARDEHFYENEVFVVQNRGRNRPCREVAPETERPQSASSVAHIYEQVVFR, from the exons GATCTACTCGAACACGATTGACTAAAGGTAACAGAGCACTTCAGCTTTACTCAGGGCGTTTAGAAGTCTTCTACAATAACAAGTGGGGAACAGTGTGTGACGACAAGTTCAATGAACGCACCGCCGGTGTTATTTGCCGCACTCTAGGCTTCAG CTTTGGGTATTTTGTTACAAGTCGTGTATTTGGAGCCGggagtggacagatttggctaGATGACGTTGTTTGTGTAGGATGGGAGACTGATATATCCCAGTGTTCCCATAACGCTTGGGGAGTACATAACTGTCAACATAACGAGGACGTTGGACTTGTCTGCGAAAGGATTCCAGGAAAGTACTCTG GACCTCCCTTTAGGCTAAGTAGTGGGTTTGGAAATAAAGAAAGTCTAAGGGGACGTCTGGAAGTGCTCTACAACAACATATGGGGAACAGTTTGTGACGACTCATTCACTCTCAACACTGCCAGAGTGATTTGCAGTCTCCTTGGTTTCAG ttctggTTATCAAGTGGTGAATTCCAGATTTGGAGCCGGAAGTGGGCAAATTTGGCTTGATGACGTTgtttgctccggaggggaaacTGATATATCCCAGTGTTCCCATAACGCATGGGGAGTAAATAACTGTCACCATAACGAGGACGTTGGGCTTGTCTGCTTTAATACTGTAG AAACCCCCTTAAAGCTAGTTAATGGGTTTGGAAATAATGAAAGTCTAACTGGACGTCTGGAAGTGTTCTACAACAACATATGGGGAACAGTTTGTGACGACTCATTCACTCTCAACACTGCCAGAGTGATTTGCAGTCTCCTTGGTTTCAG ttctggTTATCAAGTGGTGAATTCCAGATTTGGAGCCGGAAGTGGGCAAATTTGGCTTGATGACGTTgtttgctccggaggggaaacTGATATATCCCAGTGTTCCCATAACGCATGGGGAGTAAATAACTGCCACCATAACGAGGACGTTGGGCTTGTCTGCTTGAATACTCTAG AAACCCCCTTAAAGCTAGTTAATGGGTTTGGAAATAATGAAAGTCTAAGTGGACGTCTGGAAGTGTTCTACAACAACTTGTGGGGAACAGTTTGTGATGACTCATTCACTCCCAACACAGTCAGAGTGATTTGCAGTCTTCTTGGTTTTAg ctctGGTTATCAAGTGGTGAATTCCAGATTTGGAGCCGGAAGTGGGCAGATGTGGCTGGATGACGTTgtttgctccggaggggaaacTGATATATCCCAGTGTTCCCATAACGCATGGGGAGTAAATAACTGTCAACACACCGAGGACGTTGGGCTTGTCTGCTTGAATACTCCAG CGGATATCTCTTCGCCTGCCATGACTACCCGGATACAGGACAAAACGCAGACACCAACTGAATTATTGTCAACTTCAA CGGATATCTCTTCGCCTGCCATGACTACCCGGATACAGGACAAAACGCAGACACCAACTGAATTATTGTCAACTTCAA ACGAACATTCCACAAATACCCCAGTGCTGTGCAAAATACAAACGTCAGATTCAAATGCCGAATCGAAAG GACTGGACAATCGAGCCCTAATCGTTGGTGTGGCTGTAGGAGTTGGCGAAGCTATCATTGGCATAGTTATCGTGGTAATTGTTGTTATTGTTCG GCGGTGTCGGCATTCTCAGAGGGGTGCCCATAATGAATCTGGTGCAAGAGATGAGCACTTTTACGAGAATGAAGTCTTTGTAGTTCAAAACAGAGGACGTAACCGCCCCTGTCGGGAAGTTGCCCCAGAAACGGAACGGCCACAGTCCGCGTCCAGCGTGGCCCACATATATGAGCAAGTTGTTTTTAGGTAA
- the LOC135462833 gene encoding deleted in malignant brain tumors 1 protein-like isoform X2, with protein sequence MTVRCANLDRWTCVVAVMVTLLTAPVIGSTRTRLTKGNRALQLYSGRLEVFYNNKWGTVCDDKFNERTAGVICRTLGFSFGYFVTSRVFGAGSGQIWLDDVVCVGWETDISQCSHNAWGVHNCQHNEDVGLVCERIPGKYSGPPFRLSSGFGNKESLRGRLEVLYNNIWGTVCDDSFTLNTARVICSLLGFSSGYQVVNSRFGAGSGQIWLDDVVCSGGETDISQCSHNAWGVNNCHHNEDVGLVCFNTVETPLKLVNGFGNNESLTGRLEVFYNNIWGTVCDDSFTLNTARVICSLLGFSSGYQVVNSRFGAGSGQIWLDDVVCSGGETDISQCSHNAWGVNNCHHNEDVGLVCLNTLETPLKLVNGFGNNESLSGRLEVFYNNLWGTVCDDSFTPNTVRVICSLLGFSSGYQVVNSRFGAGSGQMWLDDVVCSGGETDISQCSHNAWGVNNCQHTEDVGLVCLNTPADISSPAMTTRIQDKTQTPTELLSTSTGISLTTMTTQISDKTQASSKFSSISYEHSTNTPVLCKIQTSDSNAESKGLDNRALIVGVAVGVGEAIIGIVIVVIVVIVRRCRHSQRGAHNESGARDEHFYENEVFVVQNRGRNRPCREVAPETERPQSASSVAHIYEQVVFR encoded by the exons GATCTACTCGAACACGATTGACTAAAGGTAACAGAGCACTTCAGCTTTACTCAGGGCGTTTAGAAGTCTTCTACAATAACAAGTGGGGAACAGTGTGTGACGACAAGTTCAATGAACGCACCGCCGGTGTTATTTGCCGCACTCTAGGCTTCAG CTTTGGGTATTTTGTTACAAGTCGTGTATTTGGAGCCGggagtggacagatttggctaGATGACGTTGTTTGTGTAGGATGGGAGACTGATATATCCCAGTGTTCCCATAACGCTTGGGGAGTACATAACTGTCAACATAACGAGGACGTTGGACTTGTCTGCGAAAGGATTCCAGGAAAGTACTCTG GACCTCCCTTTAGGCTAAGTAGTGGGTTTGGAAATAAAGAAAGTCTAAGGGGACGTCTGGAAGTGCTCTACAACAACATATGGGGAACAGTTTGTGACGACTCATTCACTCTCAACACTGCCAGAGTGATTTGCAGTCTCCTTGGTTTCAG ttctggTTATCAAGTGGTGAATTCCAGATTTGGAGCCGGAAGTGGGCAAATTTGGCTTGATGACGTTgtttgctccggaggggaaacTGATATATCCCAGTGTTCCCATAACGCATGGGGAGTAAATAACTGTCACCATAACGAGGACGTTGGGCTTGTCTGCTTTAATACTGTAG AAACCCCCTTAAAGCTAGTTAATGGGTTTGGAAATAATGAAAGTCTAACTGGACGTCTGGAAGTGTTCTACAACAACATATGGGGAACAGTTTGTGACGACTCATTCACTCTCAACACTGCCAGAGTGATTTGCAGTCTCCTTGGTTTCAG ttctggTTATCAAGTGGTGAATTCCAGATTTGGAGCCGGAAGTGGGCAAATTTGGCTTGATGACGTTgtttgctccggaggggaaacTGATATATCCCAGTGTTCCCATAACGCATGGGGAGTAAATAACTGCCACCATAACGAGGACGTTGGGCTTGTCTGCTTGAATACTCTAG AAACCCCCTTAAAGCTAGTTAATGGGTTTGGAAATAATGAAAGTCTAAGTGGACGTCTGGAAGTGTTCTACAACAACTTGTGGGGAACAGTTTGTGATGACTCATTCACTCCCAACACAGTCAGAGTGATTTGCAGTCTTCTTGGTTTTAg ctctGGTTATCAAGTGGTGAATTCCAGATTTGGAGCCGGAAGTGGGCAGATGTGGCTGGATGACGTTgtttgctccggaggggaaacTGATATATCCCAGTGTTCCCATAACGCATGGGGAGTAAATAACTGTCAACACACCGAGGACGTTGGGCTTGTCTGCTTGAATACTCCAG CGGATATCTCTTCGCCTGCCATGACTACCCGGATACAGGACAAAACGCAGACACCAACTGAATTATTGTCAACTTCAA CGGGTATCTCTCTGACTACCATGACTACCCAGATATCAGACAAAACGCAGGCATCAAGTAAATTCTCGTCAATTTCAT ACGAACATTCCACAAATACCCCAGTGCTGTGCAAAATACAAACGTCAGATTCAAATGCCGAATCGAAAG GACTGGACAATCGAGCCCTAATCGTTGGTGTGGCTGTAGGAGTTGGCGAAGCTATCATTGGCATAGTTATCGTGGTAATTGTTGTTATTGTTCG GCGGTGTCGGCATTCTCAGAGGGGTGCCCATAATGAATCTGGTGCAAGAGATGAGCACTTTTACGAGAATGAAGTCTTTGTAGTTCAAAACAGAGGACGTAACCGCCCCTGTCGGGAAGTTGCCCCAGAAACGGAACGGCCACAGTCCGCGTCCAGCGTGGCCCACATATATGAGCAAGTTGTTTTTAGGTAA